Proteins from a genomic interval of Thermodesulfobacteriota bacterium:
- the pcnB gene encoding polynucleotide adenylyltransferase PcnB, translating to MIDRGRDTTQQRPVTVIPRSEHPISRKDIDPEALRVLYKLKNHGYLAYLVGGGVRDLFLGRTPKDFDVATNARPSEIKELFRNSRLIGRRFRLVQVFFKGGKVVEVSTFRCRSEFDPADETLQDNNTYGTPGEDALRRDLTINALFYNIADFSVLDYVGGVEDLKHGIVRVIGEPESRFLRDPVRMMRAIRHAARTGFTIEENTFRAIEKNRDRIWLCPVSRIRDEWLRDFTGGSAAACVELMIRTGFFFSLFPFYEPALKKEAENLTPFLLALLRRLDRLCSEGTPVSQAFMFALFLLPWFRASGLAWSPSAPPPNPWFTEDIRQAGHAALGIFDIKRSDRENASHLLAAQPVLSEIAASGQIPRRIRPRRYPLEAIRLFLLAAEAEDKSVPPSTINLLYKPSRSTKKQSWRRRKKRRPQPKLPS from the coding sequence GTGATTGACCGGGGCAGAGATACAACACAACAACGCCCGGTCACAGTCATTCCCAGGTCAGAGCACCCCATCTCGCGCAAAGACATTGACCCGGAGGCATTAAGGGTGCTTTATAAGCTAAAAAACCATGGCTATCTGGCCTATCTGGTGGGAGGAGGCGTCCGGGACCTTTTCCTGGGCCGAACGCCCAAGGACTTTGACGTGGCTACCAATGCCCGGCCCAGCGAGATTAAAGAACTATTCCGTAACAGTCGCCTTATCGGACGCCGATTCCGGTTGGTACAGGTATTCTTTAAAGGGGGTAAGGTGGTGGAGGTTTCGACCTTTCGATGCCGTTCGGAATTTGACCCTGCCGACGAGACCCTGCAGGATAATAATACCTATGGAACGCCGGGTGAAGACGCCTTACGCCGCGATCTGACTATAAACGCCCTTTTCTATAATATCGCCGATTTTTCGGTGCTGGACTATGTGGGCGGGGTAGAAGACCTCAAACATGGGATCGTCCGGGTCATCGGAGAACCGGAGTCCCGGTTTCTTAGGGACCCGGTGCGTATGATGCGCGCCATACGGCATGCGGCGCGCACTGGCTTTACCATAGAAGAAAATACCTTTCGGGCCATAGAGAAAAACAGGGACAGGATCTGGCTCTGTCCGGTATCGAGGATACGTGATGAATGGCTCAGGGATTTCACCGGCGGCAGCGCTGCCGCATGTGTGGAATTGATGATAAGAACCGGTTTCTTCTTCTCCCTCTTTCCCTTTTATGAACCGGCGCTTAAGAAAGAAGCGGAGAATTTAACCCCTTTCCTCCTGGCGCTCCTTCGCAGACTGGACAGGCTTTGTTCCGAGGGTACGCCGGTTAGCCAGGCATTTATGTTTGCCCTTTTTCTACTCCCCTGGTTCCGTGCATCCGGCCTGGCCTGGTCACCATCAGCTCCACCGCCCAACCCCTGGTTTACAGAAGACATACGGCAGGCCGGACACGCGGCCTTAGGAATCTTTGATATTAAGCGATCTGATCGGGAAAACGCATCCCACCTTCTTGCGGCGCAGCCTGTCCTTTCAGAAATAGCGGCCAGCGGACAGATTCCCCGGCGCATCAGGCCGCGCCGGTATCCCCTTGAGGCTATAAGGCTATTCTTGCTGGCGGCAGAGGCCGAAGATAAATCAGTTCCGCCATCTACCATAAACCTCCTTTATAAACCCTCACGCAGCACAAAGAAACAGTCATGGCGCAGGCGTAAAAAACGCCGGCCACAGCCTAAATTACCTTCGTAA
- a CDS encoding DedA family protein: MIAELIEILSRFIIDTINILGYWGIVCLMAIESACIPLPSEIIMPFSGYLVLTGRFDLWVAGFMGALGCVAGSVVAYTAGIYGGRPWLEKYGRYILISHRDIKMADQWFSRYGEAAIFFSRLLPVIRTFISLPAGIARMPFWRFIIYTFLGSFPWCLGLAYIGLQLGHNWPSLRDHFHKFDVVIGLAVVAAVVWYVHRHLRHLKETEADSRDERRAE, translated from the coding sequence ATGATCGCTGAGCTGATTGAAATCTTAAGCCGGTTTATTATCGATACAATCAATATCTTAGGCTATTGGGGTATTGTCTGTCTCATGGCTATTGAGAGCGCCTGTATTCCTCTGCCCTCGGAAATCATTATGCCCTTCTCCGGCTATCTGGTTTTAACGGGGAGGTTTGATCTCTGGGTTGCGGGCTTCATGGGCGCTTTGGGCTGTGTAGCAGGTTCGGTTGTGGCCTACACAGCGGGTATTTATGGCGGCCGGCCCTGGTTAGAGAAATACGGCCGTTATATCCTTATCTCACACCGGGACATCAAAATGGCCGACCAGTGGTTCAGCCGTTATGGAGAAGCGGCTATCTTTTTCAGCCGTCTTTTGCCTGTAATCCGCACCTTTATTTCCCTGCCTGCGGGGATAGCCCGCATGCCCTTCTGGCGTTTCATTATATACACCTTTTTGGGCTCATTCCCCTGGTGCCTGGGATTGGCCTACATAGGACTGCAACTTGGACACAACTGGCCTTCTCTGCGGGACCACTTCCATAAATTCGATGTGGTAATCGGCCTGGCGGTCGTAGCCGCTGTCGTATGGTACGTCCATAGGCACCTGCGACATTTAAAAGAAACAGAGGCCGATTCACGCGATGAAAGAAGGGCCGAGTAG
- a CDS encoding protein-L-isoaspartate(D-aspartate) O-methyltransferase: MDYDKARQRMVETQIIARGIKDPRIIEAMRKVPRHYFIEEGLYSQAYSDYPLPIGEKQTISQPYIVALMTEALELKGAERVLEIGAGSGYQTAILAELAHKVYSIERINNLVIRARRTLDALGYRNVIIKFSDGTLGWKEEAPFDAIIVTAGAPAIPPSLIDQLASPGRLVIPVGDRWSQSLIRIIKEGDKTREEDLGGVRFVSLIGECGWEENNHDR; encoded by the coding sequence ATAGATTACGATAAGGCCCGCCAGAGGATGGTGGAAACTCAGATTATAGCCCGTGGTATAAAAGATCCGCGGATTATCGAGGCCATGCGTAAGGTGCCGCGCCACTACTTTATTGAAGAGGGCCTATACAGCCAGGCGTACAGTGATTATCCCCTGCCCATTGGTGAAAAACAGACAATCTCTCAACCTTACATAGTGGCCCTAATGACCGAGGCCCTGGAACTGAAAGGCGCTGAACGGGTACTGGAGATCGGCGCCGGATCAGGCTACCAGACTGCTATCCTGGCCGAGTTAGCCCATAAGGTTTACTCCATAGAACGCATAAATAATCTGGTCATCCGGGCCCGCCGGACCCTGGATGCACTGGGATATCGGAATGTCATTATCAAATTTTCAGACGGGACTCTGGGCTGGAAAGAGGAAGCCCCCTTTGATGCTATTATCGTCACGGCGGGCGCTCCTGCCATCCCTCCCTCTCTAATCGACCAGTTGGCCAGTCCGGGAAGGCTGGTTATCCCGGTGGGAGACCGCTGGTCCCAGTCGCTTATAAGAATCATAAAAGAAGGCGATAAGACCAGAGAAGAAGACCTGGGTGGGGTGCGCTTTGTAAGCCTCATCGGAGAATGCGGCTGGGAAGAAAATAATCATGATCGCTGA
- a CDS encoding YkgJ family cysteine cluster protein, whose translation MLAERIDRDQFGILWRQMMSSLLKAAHSKAKLNEVIKAVEEDPAYKEIYKKWDGLTPEEMAEAWQRTNTLMTKAIYATRPYCVRCGDCCQESSPTLYEEDLALLMNGVLDKKDIITLRKGEIGYSPKEGRTVILTEELIKVKEEGSEGPCIFYKDKGCGIYENRPRQCRTLECWNPESFEVFSSLTPLDRRAILSEDNPLWEVITAHEKRCSHELLSSILEKGQELNQTSEDKALDIILYDLHVRMFMEEKLGIKKEDMDFFFGRPALQTLSAYGYRLEGEEGQPTKIVKIKANESASA comes from the coding sequence GTGTTAGCTGAAAGAATCGATAGAGACCAATTCGGCATATTGTGGCGGCAGATGATGTCCAGTCTTTTAAAAGCGGCGCATTCCAAGGCCAAATTAAACGAGGTAATAAAGGCCGTGGAGGAGGATCCGGCTTACAAAGAGATTTATAAAAAATGGGATGGCCTTACCCCGGAAGAGATGGCCGAGGCCTGGCAAAGGACAAATACCTTGATGACCAAGGCGATTTATGCCACCCGGCCTTATTGTGTACGCTGCGGCGATTGTTGCCAGGAAAGCAGCCCAACTCTCTACGAAGAGGATTTAGCTCTTTTGATGAACGGCGTCCTGGATAAGAAAGATATTATAACGCTCAGAAAAGGCGAGATCGGCTATTCACCCAAGGAAGGGCGCACGGTGATATTGACTGAGGAACTGATAAAAGTAAAAGAGGAAGGCAGCGAAGGTCCGTGTATATTTTACAAAGACAAGGGGTGCGGCATTTATGAAAACCGTCCCCGGCAATGCCGGACGTTGGAATGCTGGAATCCGGAAAGCTTTGAGGTATTTTCATCACTTACCCCCCTGGACAGAAGGGCCATTCTCTCCGAAGACAACCCCCTGTGGGAAGTGATCACGGCGCATGAAAAGCGGTGTTCTCACGAATTATTGAGTTCCATCCTGGAAAAAGGTCAGGAGCTGAATCAGACATCTGAGGATAAGGCCCTGGATATAATTCTCTACGACCTGCATGTCCGCATGTTTATGGAGGAAAAGTTAGGCATAAAGAAGGAGGATATGGATTTCTTTTTTGGACGCCCTGCCCTCCAGACGCTGTCTGCCTACGGTTACCGGCTGGAGGGTGAAGAAGGTCAGCCCACGAAGATTGTAAAAATAAAGGCGAACGAGTCGGCTTCGGCTTGA
- a CDS encoding PIN domain nuclease has protein sequence MILIDSSVWIDYFNGNKTAQTDWLDSSLGDIPIIIGDLILTEVLQGFQSDKDFKIARDLLLRIPFMPMGGQALALESAMNYRLLRRRGVTVRKTIDVMIGTFCIHYQLPLLHDDRDFDPMVKFLGLKTINT, from the coding sequence ATGATTCTCATTGATTCGTCCGTCTGGATCGACTACTTCAACGGCAATAAAACGGCGCAGACGGATTGGCTGGATTCTTCACTTGGAGATATCCCCATCATAATAGGCGATCTCATCCTGACCGAAGTACTTCAGGGATTTCAAAGCGATAAGGACTTCAAGATCGCAAGGGATCTTCTCTTACGCATCCCATTCATGCCAATGGGAGGACAGGCATTGGCCTTAGAGAGCGCGATGAACTATAGACTTCTCAGGAGGAGAGGCGTTACGGTGAGGAAGACTATAGATGTCATGATTGGAACTTTCTGTATCCACTACCAGCTACCATTGTTACATGACGACAGGGATTTCGATCCGATGGTTAAGTTCTTGGGACTGAAGACAATCAACACATAA
- a CDS encoding type II toxin-antitoxin system VapB family antitoxin, with amino-acid sequence MRTNVVLDDDLMESALKVSGLKTKKDAIEEGLKLLVQLKGQKKIKGFRGKLKWTGSLDEMRLDK; translated from the coding sequence ATGAGAACGAATGTAGTCCTTGATGACGATTTAATGGAATCCGCCCTCAAGGTGTCCGGCCTAAAGACAAAAAAGGATGCCATAGAAGAGGGGTTGAAATTGTTAGTGCAATTGAAAGGCCAGAAGAAAATCAAGGGCTTTCGAGGAAAACTCAAGTGGACTGGTAGTCTCGACGAAATGCGGTTAGACAAATGA
- a CDS encoding hydrogenase-4 component G, whose translation MSNINGVNKSLYIPQGLNDKKTGRANEEPKKDADKTAKESPVTQVNKLIIEMHFSIKIETKVHIESQAGVQKLDESAGFDLSQLFYNGKPITDLSQDEAKALISEDGALGVKNTAQTIFDFAVKLAGDDIEKLQIARDAVIKGFKEAENLFGGKLPDISYKTINKVVELLDEKIRGLGGSVVDVTA comes from the coding sequence ATGTCTAATATCAACGGAGTCAATAAAAGTCTTTATATCCCCCAAGGTTTAAATGACAAGAAAACGGGGCGTGCTAATGAAGAGCCGAAGAAAGATGCCGATAAAACCGCCAAGGAGAGCCCGGTCACTCAGGTGAACAAGTTGATTATCGAGATGCATTTTAGTATTAAGATTGAAACGAAAGTACATATCGAATCCCAGGCCGGGGTCCAAAAGTTAGATGAATCAGCCGGTTTTGATCTGTCACAGCTTTTTTATAACGGTAAACCGATTACAGATCTTAGTCAGGATGAAGCCAAGGCGCTGATCAGTGAAGATGGAGCTTTAGGTGTAAAAAACACAGCACAGACAATTTTTGATTTTGCGGTTAAGCTGGCTGGAGATGACATTGAAAAACTTCAAATAGCCAGAGACGCGGTAATCAAGGGCTTTAAAGAGGCGGAGAATCTCTTTGGCGGTAAATTACCCGACATCAGCTATAAAACAATCAATAAGGTGGTTGAACTGCTTGATGAAAAGATCAGGGGCCTTGGTGGGTCTGTGGTTGATGTAACAGCTTGA
- a CDS encoding FlgO family outer membrane protein, producing MYRLLIMIVILPTLLLSNSNITMAYEKEIKSISSTIAASISKSGKKTIAVVDFTDLQGNVTELGRFLAEELSVDLTTVAQGFEVIDRTHLKTILAEHKLSISGLIDPNTVKKLGQIAEVDAIITGSITPFGDSIRATVKVIATDTAKMIGAAKGDIDKTKAIEELLARGIETGQPLSVAAQSNGSSSSKSARDGNRPFFESTVLRIDVVSFEQSGPYFHLLMKHTNKANQTLVLRAFEHRDSTFLQDDNNMQFNYVTTYAAGRNDELELSDRGRLIELPPSGSKVISFNFARSSAAKGRRYSFSSKYGYCISNGRCFPYNPLFISIKGIQLQ from the coding sequence ATGTATCGATTATTAATTATGATAGTCATTTTACCAACTCTTTTACTATCAAATTCTAATATCACGATGGCTTATGAAAAAGAGATAAAAAGCATATCGTCAACCATAGCAGCGAGTATTTCCAAGTCTGGTAAAAAGACGATAGCGGTTGTTGATTTTACAGACCTTCAGGGTAATGTGACAGAGCTTGGAAGATTTCTTGCGGAGGAGCTTTCTGTAGACTTAACAACCGTAGCCCAAGGGTTTGAGGTAATTGATAGAACCCACCTGAAAACTATCCTCGCTGAACATAAGCTTTCTATCTCAGGCCTCATTGACCCGAACACCGTTAAGAAACTCGGACAGATTGCAGAGGTTGATGCAATTATAACAGGCTCCATTACTCCATTCGGAGATAGTATCAGGGCTACAGTCAAGGTCATAGCAACCGATACAGCGAAGATGATTGGAGCTGCTAAGGGAGACATAGATAAGACCAAGGCTATTGAGGAACTTCTTGCAAGGGGGATAGAGACAGGTCAACCTCTCAGTGTTGCTGCTCAGAGTAACGGTTCATCGTCGTCAAAGAGTGCACGTGATGGCAATCGACCCTTTTTTGAGAGTACCGTGCTTAGAATAGACGTTGTCTCATTTGAGCAATCTGGCCCATATTTCCATCTTCTCATGAAGCACACCAATAAGGCGAATCAGACCTTGGTGCTCAGGGCTTTTGAGCATAGAGATAGCACTTTCCTGCAAGATGATAACAATATGCAATTCAATTATGTGACAACGTATGCGGCAGGCAGAAATGATGAGTTGGAGTTGTCCGATCGCGGGCGACTCATCGAACTTCCACCGAGCGGGTCGAAGGTGATCTCTTTTAATTTTGCTCGTTCCTCGGCGGCCAAGGGAAGAAGGTACTCTTTCTCATCGAAGTATGGGTATTGCATTAGCAATGGACGCTGTTTTCCGTACAATCCACTTTTCATAAGCATTAAGGGAATCCAGTTGCAATAG
- a CDS encoding 4Fe-4S ferredoxin codes for MPTEAIRSIAAKALEEKRVDLVIGFTPGASPLTTQPAFIEESSIAGKLIWNDFCVSNPAKNLLRRDKKIGIIANGCISRNIVVYIVEKQIRREDIYIIGVPCQGMLDRHKIKALSGKKKIKDIRTESDRVTLSGDAFTKEYPRRELLRQSCLYCRHKNPVIYDVLAGEPVGRSAERRVDEDKETADQDIEVLEAQSAEERSEYFRTLFAQCKLCYACRNACPVCYCPTCFVDRTDPRWFDKPPASGDAFTFHLLRAMHCAGRCTDCGACESACPVGIPITKLTRKLNKDIRMLYNFEAGLSIETPSPLSVYDLEDPQDFILTEELKKKAKTSAS; via the coding sequence ATGCCTACCGAAGCCATACGAAGCATAGCGGCGAAGGCCCTGGAAGAGAAAAGGGTTGACCTGGTCATAGGTTTCACGCCGGGAGCAAGCCCGCTCACTACTCAACCGGCGTTTATAGAAGAGTCTTCCATAGCGGGAAAGCTCATCTGGAATGACTTCTGTGTGAGCAATCCGGCAAAAAATCTGCTCAGGCGGGACAAGAAGATCGGCATTATCGCCAATGGCTGTATCTCGCGCAATATCGTGGTCTATATCGTAGAAAAGCAAATCAGAAGGGAAGATATCTATATTATAGGCGTTCCCTGCCAGGGGATGCTGGACAGGCATAAGATTAAGGCGCTCTCAGGCAAGAAAAAGATAAAAGACATCAGGACGGAATCCGACCGGGTGACATTGTCCGGTGATGCCTTCACCAAGGAATATCCGCGCCGCGAGCTCCTCCGTCAGAGTTGCCTTTATTGCCGGCATAAAAATCCTGTCATCTACGACGTCCTGGCCGGAGAGCCGGTCGGTAGATCCGCCGAGAGGAGGGTGGATGAAGATAAAGAAACGGCCGATCAAGACATAGAAGTCTTGGAGGCCCAATCTGCAGAAGAACGTTCAGAATACTTCCGAACCCTGTTTGCCCAGTGCAAGCTGTGTTATGCCTGCCGTAACGCCTGTCCGGTCTGCTATTGTCCAACCTGTTTTGTGGATCGAACCGATCCCAGGTGGTTTGATAAACCGCCCGCCTCCGGAGATGCCTTTACCTTTCACCTCCTCCGCGCCATGCACTGCGCCGGTCGCTGCACAGACTGCGGGGCCTGTGAGAGCGCCTGTCCGGTGGGCATACCAATAACCAAACTCACCCGCAAGTTGAATAAGGACATACGCATGCTTTACAACTTTGAAGCGGGATTGAGTATCGAGACGCCCTCCCCCCTTTCTGTGTATGATCTGGAAGACCCGCAGGATTTCATACTCACCGAAGAGCTCAAAAAGAAAGCCAAGACCAGCGCCTCATAA
- a CDS encoding hydrogenase iron-sulfur subunit — protein MGKKSQGREPKIIAFLCNWCSYAAADLAGVKRLKYPQNVRIVRVPCIGSVSPYFILYALRQGADAVIVSGCAPGDCHYRSGNLYARRRFQLFKNLFNFMGMEEDRLHFAWISASEAELFVKTMQEVTDRVRILGPLTYLKKSRT, from the coding sequence ATGGGGAAAAAATCACAGGGCCGGGAGCCCAAGATCATCGCCTTTCTTTGCAATTGGTGCAGCTACGCCGCGGCTGATCTGGCCGGCGTCAAGCGGCTCAAGTATCCACAGAATGTGCGCATCGTGCGCGTCCCCTGCATAGGCAGCGTAAGCCCCTATTTCATACTGTATGCCCTGCGGCAGGGGGCGGATGCCGTAATTGTATCCGGATGCGCCCCGGGAGATTGTCATTACCGCAGCGGTAACCTTTACGCCCGCCGCCGGTTTCAATTATTCAAAAATCTGTTTAATTTTATGGGGATGGAGGAGGATCGCCTTCACTTTGCCTGGATTTCTGCGTCAGAGGCGGAACTCTTTGTAAAAACCATGCAGGAAGTTACCGACCGGGTGAGAATCCTCGGCCCATTAACATATCTCAAAAAGAGCCGAACTTGA
- a CDS encoding NAD-dependent malic enzyme yields the protein MKKPLSPAYNFTVRLKSPDRSGPEKVAAAIERGDGRLIDIHILSETRNAVQALANFHARDEQHAQALVEKIGKIEGVHILEVVDEVLKLHERGKLEIKSRIHLKTKTELSMAYTPGVARVCQVINEDEDRVFDFTTKANTVAVVTDGTAVLGLGDIGPRAALPVMEGKAILFKEFGGVDAFPICLDTKDEDGIVAAVKAIAPGFGGINLEDISAPRCFTIEERLKRELDIPVFHDDQHGTAVVVLAAMINALKVVGKKMPDIKVVISGVGAAGVAVTNILLSAGVKNIIGCDRAGAIYRGRKEHMSPVKEEYARRTNPAREKGSIAAVLKGADVFIGVSAPGIVTPDDIKKMTAQAIVFALANPVPEVMPEDIASYAAVTATGRSDYPNQINNVLCFPGIFRGALDCRAKDINEEMKLAAARAIAGAVKKDELGPEYIIPSVFDPDVAGKVAEAAIMAARKTGVARTK from the coding sequence ATGAAAAAGCCGCTAAGCCCTGCCTATAATTTTACGGTCCGGTTGAAGTCACCGGATCGCTCCGGGCCGGAAAAGGTCGCGGCGGCCATTGAACGTGGTGATGGCCGTCTCATAGATATTCACATCTTAAGCGAGACCCGGAATGCTGTCCAGGCACTGGCCAATTTCCATGCCCGTGACGAACAACATGCCCAGGCCCTGGTGGAAAAAATAGGCAAAATAGAAGGGGTGCATATATTGGAAGTGGTCGATGAGGTGTTAAAGCTGCACGAAAGGGGCAAGCTGGAGATAAAAAGCCGCATACATCTGAAAACCAAGACCGAGCTTTCCATGGCCTATACCCCCGGTGTGGCGCGGGTTTGCCAGGTAATAAATGAGGATGAAGACAGGGTCTTCGACTTCACGACCAAGGCGAATACCGTGGCCGTGGTTACGGATGGCACCGCCGTGCTCGGTCTGGGGGATATCGGGCCCCGGGCCGCGCTTCCGGTCATGGAGGGTAAGGCCATACTTTTTAAAGAATTCGGCGGGGTGGACGCCTTCCCCATCTGTCTGGACACGAAGGATGAAGACGGGATAGTAGCGGCGGTCAAGGCCATAGCCCCTGGTTTCGGCGGCATTAACCTGGAAGATATTTCAGCCCCCCGTTGTTTCACTATAGAAGAGCGTCTTAAGAGGGAACTGGACATCCCTGTCTTCCACGACGATCAGCACGGCACGGCGGTAGTGGTACTGGCGGCCATGATTAACGCCCTTAAAGTGGTGGGCAAAAAGATGCCGGATATTAAAGTGGTCATAAGCGGGGTAGGCGCGGCCGGCGTGGCCGTGACCAATATCCTGCTTTCTGCGGGCGTAAAAAATATCATCGGCTGTGACAGGGCCGGGGCCATCTACCGGGGCCGGAAGGAACACATGTCTCCCGTCAAGGAGGAATACGCAAGGCGGACCAACCCTGCGCGGGAAAAGGGGAGTATTGCGGCCGTCCTGAAGGGAGCGGATGTGTTTATCGGTGTCTCGGCTCCGGGGATTGTAACGCCGGACGATATAAAGAAGATGACGGCTCAGGCTATCGTCTTTGCCCTGGCCAATCCCGTCCCGGAGGTCATGCCGGAGGATATTGCCTCGTATGCGGCAGTGACGGCCACCGGACGCTCTGACTATCCCAATCAGATCAACAACGTGCTTTGTTTCCCGGGGATATTCCGCGGGGCCCTGGATTGCCGGGCGAAAGACATAAACGAAGAAATGAAGCTGGCGGCGGCCCGGGCCATAGCCGGCGCGGTAAAAAAGGATGAACTGGGCCCGGAGTATATCATACCCAGTGTTTTTGACCCCGATGTAGCCGGGAAAGTGGCTGAGGCCGCCATTATGGCCGCACGCAAGACCGGCGTGGCCAGAACAAAGTAG
- a CDS encoding MltA domain-containing protein, whose protein sequence is MKTGKARNLIYLLSVIILILGGCMPALKEAALPPTAPPPAPAPPPPPPPLVLTPEEDIPPFQDDMDLDSLRQAALKSLGYLERLPVTESFRFGDDIYSRDEVVDSVRTLVEIINAGAAPEDFARLVKEKFSFYQATGRTGQGDVLFTGYYLPVLKGSRLRAGGYVYPLYRRPDDMLYVNLQDFGLDYPPKTLVGRPYKGRLVPYYTRREIDYQGVLQGKDLELLYLADPVEAFFLQIQGSGRIELEDGKSLFAQYQAKNGRPYRSIGNLFIEEGKMEPSEVSLFSLKDYLKKYPEEQERILCYNESYVFFQLAEDGPRGCLGEILTPGRSIATDSRILPRGAIALIIAEKPALDNNGGIERWMPFTRLVLNQDTGGAIKGPGRVDIFWGSGPYAEAAAGNLKHTGRLFFLVKKRAGISPDTNRKEVLP, encoded by the coding sequence ATGAAGACCGGGAAAGCCCGTAACCTTATTTATCTGCTGTCAGTTATCATTCTTATACTGGGCGGGTGTATGCCGGCGCTGAAAGAGGCAGCCTTGCCGCCGACCGCACCCCCTCCAGCGCCTGCTCCCCCTCCCCCACCTCCGCCGCTCGTCCTTACGCCGGAAGAGGATATCCCGCCGTTCCAGGATGATATGGATCTGGACTCTCTGCGCCAGGCCGCCCTAAAAAGCCTTGGCTATTTAGAGCGGTTGCCGGTCACAGAAAGTTTTCGGTTCGGGGATGATATTTACAGCCGTGATGAGGTCGTTGATTCAGTCCGAACACTCGTGGAGATAATAAATGCCGGCGCTGCGCCGGAAGATTTTGCCCGCCTGGTAAAAGAAAAATTTTCTTTTTACCAGGCTACCGGCCGAACCGGCCAGGGCGATGTACTTTTTACCGGCTACTATCTGCCGGTTCTCAAGGGAAGCCGGCTGCGTGCCGGTGGATACGTTTATCCGCTTTATCGACGGCCCGACGATATGCTTTACGTAAACCTTCAGGATTTTGGCCTTGATTACCCGCCAAAGACACTGGTGGGAAGGCCATACAAAGGAAGGCTGGTGCCTTATTATACGCGGCGTGAGATAGATTACCAGGGGGTCTTGCAGGGTAAGGACCTTGAACTACTCTATCTCGCAGACCCTGTTGAGGCCTTCTTTTTGCAGATCCAAGGCTCCGGACGTATTGAACTGGAAGACGGCAAATCGCTGTTTGCCCAGTATCAGGCCAAAAACGGGCGCCCGTACCGCAGCATCGGCAACCTGTTCATCGAAGAAGGCAAGATGGAGCCTTCAGAGGTGTCCCTGTTCAGCCTGAAGGATTATCTGAAGAAATATCCGGAGGAACAGGAGAGAATTTTATGCTATAATGAAAGTTATGTATTCTTCCAGTTGGCGGAGGATGGACCGCGCGGCTGTTTGGGCGAGATACTGACACCAGGGCGTTCGATTGCCACGGATTCCCGGATACTTCCACGTGGGGCTATTGCCCTGATAATAGCCGAAAAACCGGCGTTGGATAATAATGGCGGCATCGAAAGATGGATGCCATTTACACGCCTTGTCCTGAACCAGGATACCGGAGGGGCCATAAAGGGACCGGGGCGTGTGGATATCTTCTGGGGTTCAGGTCCTTATGCAGAGGCGGCCGCCGGTAACCTCAAACACACGGGAAGGCTGTTTTTCCTGGTCAAAAAGCGCGCAGGAATTAGCCCGGATACGAATAGAAAGGAAGTGCTGCCGTGA
- a CDS encoding O-acetyl-ADP-ribose deacetylase, producing MKVPVNKSTLVLVEGDITSEETEALVNAANDRLAGGGGVDGAIHRAGGPKIMAECRIIGGCPTGQAVITTAGNLKARFVIHAVGPIYMGGAKHEPQLLAGAYRESLRLASRYGLKSLSFPSLSTGAYGYPVDEAAEIALTTVISYLKGHPEINTVRFVLFSRAVFDAYCKVLGRLVE from the coding sequence GTGAAGGTGCCTGTTAATAAATCCACGCTGGTCTTGGTGGAAGGGGACATCACAAGCGAAGAGACCGAGGCGCTGGTAAATGCGGCCAATGACCGCCTGGCCGGCGGGGGTGGAGTGGATGGGGCCATACATCGGGCCGGCGGCCCGAAAATTATGGCAGAATGCCGGATTATCGGCGGCTGTCCGACCGGGCAGGCCGTAATTACCACTGCCGGTAATCTTAAGGCCAGGTTTGTAATTCACGCCGTGGGCCCCATCTATATGGGAGGCGCCAAACATGAGCCTCAGCTTCTGGCCGGCGCCTACCGGGAAAGCCTGCGTCTGGCCTCCCGCTATGGACTTAAAAGCCTGTCCTTCCCCTCCCTAAGCACCGGGGCGTACGGTTATCCGGTGGACGAGGCCGCGGAGATTGCCTTGACCACAGTTATCAGCTACCTAAAAGGGCACCCGGAGATCAACACGGTTCGCTTTGTACTCTTCAGCCGGGCGGTATTTGACGCTTATTGTAAGGTATTAGGCAGGTTAGTCGAATAA